The Panthera uncia isolate 11264 chromosome C2, Puncia_PCG_1.0, whole genome shotgun sequence genome contains a region encoding:
- the ACTRT3 gene encoding actin-related protein T3 — MSYYYQLPVVIDNGSGVIKAGLAGSREPQFVYPNIIGRAKGQGWVAEGALETCVGDQAQERRNSLSISYPVERGLITSWGDMEVMWKHIYDHNLKLKACDGPVLITEPALNPLAKRQQITEVFFEHLEVPAFYMSIQGVLALFAAGFTTGFVLNSGAGVTQCVPIFEGYCLPHGVQQLNLGGLDLTNYLMTLLKEQGIMLLSAADRKIVADIKETSCYVVMNYEEEMAKKRDSIEKVYQLPDGTMIKLYDQLFHCPEALFSPRLRNLQTPGIDKLCFNSIMKCDTDLRNSFFSNIILAGGSTSFPGLDKRLVKGVANMVPANTPVQVTVPPERKLSVWMGGSILASLSAFQDMWITKAEFKEVGPNIVHQRCF, encoded by the exons ATGAGCTACTACTACCAGCTACCAGTGGTGATCGACAACGGCTCAGGAGTGATTAAGGCGGGCCTGGCTGGGTCACGGGAGCCCCAGTTCGTCTACCCCAACATTATCGGCCGGGCCAAAGGACAGGGCTGGGTAGCGGAGGGCGCGCTGGAAACGTGTGTAGGTGACCAAGCGCAGGAGCGGAGAAACTCGTTGTCCATCAG CTACCCAGTGGAACGTGGTCTCATTACTTCCTGGGGGGACATGGAGGTCATGTGGAAGCATATCTATGATCATAACCTGAAACTAAAGGCCTGTGATGGCCCAGTCTTGATTACGGAGCCAGCACTGAACCCACTGGCCAAACGGCAACAAATCACTGAAGTGTTTTTTGAGCATCTGGAGGTGCCTGCCTTTTATATGTCCATTCAGGGGGTGCTGGCTCTCTTTGCTGCTGGCTTCACAACTGGTTTTGTGCTGAACTCAGGTGCTGGGGTTACCCAGTGTGTGCCCATCTTTGAGGGTTACTGTCTGCCTCATGGTGTCCAGCAGCTAAATCTGGGAGGCCTTGACCTCACCAACTACCTCATGACACTGTTGAAGGAGCAGGGCATCATGCTGCTTAGTGCTGCAGACAGAAAGATTGTCGCAGACATTAAGGAAACTTCTTGTTATGTGGTAATGAACTACGAAGAGGAAATGGCCAAGAAACGTGATTCTATAGAGAAAGTTTACCAGCTACCTGATGGGACGATGATCAAGCTCTATGACCAACTCTTTCATTGTCCAGAGGCCCTCTTCTCTCCACGTCTTAGGAACCTTCAGACCCCTGGCATCGATAAGTTGTGTTTCAACAGCATAATGAAATGTGATACAGATCTGAGGAATTCGTTTTTCTCCAATATTATCCTTGCTGGGGGATCAACCTCTTTCCCCGGTTTAGACAAGCGGCTAGTTAAAGGTGTAGCAAATATGGTACCTGCCAATACACCTGTGCAAGTTACAGTTCCCCCAGAAAGGAAACTATCAGTGTGGATGGGAGGCTCTATTCTTGCATCCCTGTCTGCTTTCCAGGACATGTGGATCACTAAGGCAGAATTTAAAGAAGTTGGACCCAACATAGTACATCAAAGATGCTTCTGA